One genomic segment of Natrononativus amylolyticus includes these proteins:
- a CDS encoding class I SAM-dependent methyltransferase: MSPDWMIDERCHAGEEHVDPAQVARYDEKIPFDPAGEIDLLCEYGLSAEDTVVDFGAGTGVFPLAVSEHCERVVAVDVSETMLEATREKFEDHEADNVDLVHDGFVSYDHRGEPAGFVFSKNALHHLPDFWKVEALKTVGDTLEPGGIFRLRDLVYSFDPRDSREEIESWLEGMEPTEFTTEELHAHFREEFSTYDFLLESMLEETGFEVLEATYSRGFYAEYVCRWRGE, translated from the coding sequence ATGAGTCCGGACTGGATGATAGACGAGCGGTGCCACGCGGGCGAGGAACACGTCGACCCGGCACAGGTCGCTCGCTACGACGAGAAGATCCCGTTCGATCCGGCGGGAGAGATCGACCTGCTGTGCGAGTACGGCCTCTCCGCCGAGGATACGGTCGTCGACTTCGGAGCCGGAACGGGCGTGTTTCCGCTCGCCGTTTCCGAGCACTGCGAGCGCGTGGTCGCCGTCGACGTGAGCGAGACGATGCTCGAGGCCACACGGGAGAAATTCGAGGATCACGAAGCCGACAACGTCGACCTCGTCCACGACGGCTTCGTGAGCTACGACCACCGGGGCGAGCCCGCGGGGTTCGTCTTCTCGAAGAACGCGCTGCACCACCTCCCCGACTTCTGGAAGGTCGAGGCGCTGAAGACCGTCGGCGACACGCTCGAGCCCGGCGGGATCTTCCGACTGCGCGACCTCGTCTACTCGTTCGATCCGCGGGACAGCCGCGAGGAGATCGAGTCGTGGCTCGAGGGTATGGAACCGACCGAGTTCACCACCGAGGAGCTTCACGCGCACTTCCGCGAGGAGTTCAGCACGTACGACTTCCTTCTCGAGTCGATGCTCGAGGAGACGGGGTTCGAGGTGCTCGAAGCGACCTACTCGCGCGGATTCTACGCGGAGTACGTCTGTCGGTGGCGGGGCGAGTAG
- a CDS encoding redox-regulated ATPase YchF has translation MLSIALAGKPNAGKSTFYTAATMAEVDVANYPFTTIDANRGVSHVRTECPCLEREERCGNENCRNGKRYVPIELLDVAGLVPGAHEGKGLGNQFLDELTNADVIVNVIDASGGTNAKGEPVEIGEHDPLEDIDFVEEEMDLWLAGIVDRNWESVERQSRSPGFDIDDALAEMLTGFGASSTDVARTLREIDYPEDPIQWEDDHREALAREIRQRTKPIVVAANKIDVAPQENVERLLELEKPVIPTTAEGELALRRAAEGGLADYDPGDERLEIGDGVNDAQREALEGLEATMAEWGGTGVQAALDYAVYELLDHLTAYPVQDASKWTDGTGNVLPDAFLLPRGSTPVDLAYAVHSDIGDGYLHAVNAKTSREVGDGYELEEGDVIKIVSTN, from the coding sequence ATGCTCTCGATCGCGCTTGCCGGAAAGCCCAACGCCGGCAAGTCCACGTTCTACACCGCGGCGACGATGGCCGAGGTGGACGTTGCCAACTACCCGTTCACGACGATCGACGCCAACCGCGGGGTGAGCCACGTCCGAACCGAGTGTCCCTGTCTCGAGCGCGAGGAGCGCTGCGGGAACGAGAACTGTCGGAACGGCAAGCGCTACGTCCCGATCGAGCTCCTCGACGTCGCCGGTCTGGTCCCCGGCGCCCACGAGGGGAAGGGGCTCGGCAACCAGTTCCTCGACGAGCTCACGAACGCCGACGTGATCGTCAACGTGATCGACGCCTCCGGCGGGACGAACGCGAAGGGCGAACCCGTCGAGATCGGCGAGCACGACCCGCTCGAGGACATCGACTTCGTCGAAGAGGAGATGGACCTCTGGCTCGCCGGAATCGTCGACCGCAACTGGGAGTCGGTCGAACGCCAGTCGCGCTCCCCCGGCTTCGACATCGACGACGCGCTCGCGGAGATGTTGACCGGCTTCGGAGCATCTTCCACCGACGTCGCCCGCACGCTGCGGGAGATCGACTACCCCGAAGACCCCATCCAGTGGGAGGACGACCACCGCGAGGCGCTGGCCCGCGAGATTCGCCAGCGTACGAAACCGATCGTCGTCGCGGCGAACAAGATCGACGTCGCACCCCAGGAGAACGTCGAGCGCCTGCTCGAACTCGAGAAACCCGTCATCCCGACGACCGCGGAGGGGGAACTCGCGCTCCGCCGGGCGGCCGAAGGTGGACTGGCCGACTACGATCCCGGCGACGAGCGCCTCGAGATCGGCGACGGCGTGAACGACGCGCAACGGGAGGCGCTCGAGGGCCTCGAGGCGACGATGGCCGAGTGGGGCGGAACGGGCGTCCAGGCGGCGCTCGACTACGCGGTGTACGAACTGCTCGATCACCTCACCGCGTACCCCGTCCAGGACGCCTCGAAGTGGACCGACGGCACCGGGAACGTCCTCCCCGACGCCTTCCTCCTGCCGCGCGGGTCGACGCCGGTCGACCTGGCCTACGCCGTCCACTCGGACATCGGCGACGGCTACCTCCACGCGGTCAACGCGAAGACGAGTCGGGAGGTGGGTGACGGGTACGAACTCGAGGAGGGCGACGTGATCAAGATCGTAAGTACGAACTGA
- a CDS encoding DUF2267 domain-containing protein produces MQYDEFIGEVQHRAQLDSREAALSVSRATLTTLSERVQPGEAENLAGQLPEELARHLEKVDDVEGFDFEEFADRVADREELGENDPADAAFHAQVVVEVLDEATTGDTLAELRTQFPDDEYDELFELVDSEGSPA; encoded by the coding sequence ATGCAGTACGACGAATTCATCGGCGAGGTTCAACACCGTGCACAGCTCGACTCGCGCGAGGCGGCCCTCAGCGTCAGCCGGGCGACGCTCACCACCCTCTCCGAACGGGTCCAGCCGGGCGAAGCCGAGAACCTCGCGGGACAGCTCCCCGAGGAACTCGCCCGCCACCTCGAGAAGGTCGACGACGTCGAGGGGTTCGACTTCGAGGAGTTCGCAGACCGCGTCGCCGACCGCGAGGAACTCGGCGAGAACGACCCGGCGGACGCGGCGTTTCACGCGCAGGTGGTCGTGGAGGTACTCGACGAGGCGACCACCGGCGACACGCTCGCGGAGCTTCGAACCCAGTTCCCCGACGACGAGTACGACGAGCTCTTCGAACTGGTCGACAGCGAAGGGAGCCCTGCCTGA
- a CDS encoding bifunctional helix-turn-helix transcriptional regulator/GNAT family N-acetyltransferase, which yields MAFAEEHEFGHEDRKRIYEYVERHGAVDPDDVQDRLGIDPGGFRHHVAILKRDGRLEIENGTLRVTIDAGAEEEYVSEDLEFHIRPARQEDLSGIVGAIRQVAEEKTYIVAESVADEIDHENALLRHNELEARMFFVATVNGEVVGWVHLRGPELDKLSHTAELTVGVIEEYRGHGIGSHLLSRGLEWAGANGYEKVYNSVPSTNEEAIAFLEEHGWETEAVREDHYKLNGHYVDEVMMALEL from the coding sequence ATGGCATTCGCCGAGGAACACGAGTTCGGACACGAGGACCGCAAGCGAATCTACGAGTACGTCGAGCGACACGGTGCCGTGGATCCGGACGACGTTCAGGATCGCCTGGGTATCGATCCCGGCGGCTTTCGCCACCACGTCGCCATCCTGAAGCGCGACGGACGCCTCGAGATCGAAAACGGCACGCTCCGGGTCACCATCGACGCCGGCGCCGAGGAGGAGTACGTCTCCGAGGACCTCGAGTTCCACATCCGGCCCGCCCGCCAGGAGGACCTCTCCGGGATCGTCGGCGCGATCCGGCAGGTCGCCGAGGAGAAGACCTACATCGTCGCCGAGAGCGTCGCCGACGAGATCGACCACGAGAACGCCCTGCTCCGGCACAACGAACTCGAGGCGCGAATGTTCTTCGTCGCGACGGTCAACGGCGAGGTCGTCGGCTGGGTCCACCTCCGGGGTCCCGAACTCGACAAGCTCAGCCACACCGCCGAGCTCACCGTCGGCGTCATCGAGGAGTACCGCGGCCACGGCATCGGCTCGCACCTGCTCTCGCGCGGCCTCGAGTGGGCCGGCGCGAACGGCTACGAGAAGGTGTACAACAGCGTCCCCTCGACCAACGAGGAGGCGATCGCGTTCCTCGAGGAACACGGCTGGGAGACCGAAGCCGTACGCGAGGACCACTACAAGCTCAACGGCCACTACGTCGACGAAGTGATGATGGCCCTCGAGCTGTAG
- a CDS encoding flavoprotein, which yields MGADTEEYEHYEAVVVGCGPGGAAAAARLADHGVETLVLERGVEAGSKNVSGGLIYAEESAPYTIDDLFPDFREAAAERPITDYYIHNIAGNKVKTYDLTDLHEHDTDWCDAVLRRPMDSWLEERVHEKTSETGGGVLTDVRVNGLLRENGEIVGVTCDELDPITADLIVAADGVNSELARDAGLMDWEEPDEWFQGVKAVVDMDADAIDDRFSIDADEGVAHLFSGDLFEDVRGGGFLYTNEDSLSIGTVFHLDSLVEQRAEPHQLLDSLLTHPLLAQWLRDEYDEREYSAKLVPDSKKVAHREPYRDRLVLVGDAGGQMQAQGPIIKGMNHAVTAGALAADAFVVSQGNADPESAGRRYTKMLEDSGTMKKLRPRRYDLARTVGERDRVTQVVDTVLESRVGGVAVGNPVASRLLERAYNSPFLVSMLPDTATGYVTLPSVIGEEHGRSIHWESEVEPPSLEERIGDLTYDTDVGNPHIRLRDESFEASGAAVYACPVSAEDFGGGCYRAETVKTNGGEETLVSLDTQPCVECGTCAIVADTEWEHPRGGKGVEFREG from the coding sequence ATGGGCGCCGATACTGAGGAGTACGAACACTACGAGGCGGTCGTCGTCGGCTGCGGACCCGGCGGGGCGGCCGCCGCGGCGCGGCTGGCCGACCACGGCGTCGAGACGCTCGTCCTCGAACGCGGCGTCGAGGCCGGCTCGAAGAACGTCTCCGGCGGCTTGATCTACGCCGAGGAATCCGCACCGTACACGATCGACGACCTCTTTCCCGACTTTCGGGAGGCAGCGGCCGAACGGCCGATCACCGACTACTACATTCACAACATCGCCGGCAACAAGGTCAAGACGTACGACCTGACCGACCTCCACGAACACGACACGGACTGGTGTGACGCCGTGCTCCGTCGGCCGATGGACTCCTGGCTCGAAGAGCGAGTCCACGAGAAGACCAGCGAGACTGGCGGCGGGGTGCTCACCGACGTCCGTGTCAACGGCCTCCTGCGGGAGAACGGCGAGATCGTGGGCGTCACCTGCGACGAACTCGACCCCATCACGGCGGACCTCATCGTCGCCGCCGACGGGGTCAACTCCGAACTCGCCCGCGACGCCGGGCTGATGGACTGGGAGGAGCCCGACGAGTGGTTCCAGGGCGTCAAGGCCGTCGTCGACATGGACGCCGACGCGATCGACGACCGGTTCTCGATCGACGCCGACGAGGGGGTCGCTCACCTGTTCTCGGGCGATCTCTTCGAGGACGTCCGCGGGGGCGGCTTCCTCTACACCAACGAGGACTCGCTGTCGATTGGGACCGTCTTCCACCTCGATAGCCTCGTCGAGCAGCGAGCCGAACCCCACCAGCTGCTCGATTCGCTGCTCACCCACCCGCTGCTCGCCCAGTGGCTGCGCGACGAGTACGACGAGCGCGAGTACTCGGCCAAACTCGTTCCCGACTCGAAGAAAGTGGCCCACCGCGAACCCTACCGCGACCGGCTGGTGCTCGTCGGCGACGCCGGCGGCCAGATGCAGGCCCAGGGACCGATCATCAAGGGAATGAACCACGCCGTCACCGCCGGCGCACTCGCGGCCGACGCCTTCGTCGTCTCCCAGGGCAACGCTGACCCGGAGTCGGCCGGCAGGCGCTACACGAAGATGCTCGAGGACAGCGGGACGATGAAGAAACTCCGCCCCCGCCGGTACGACCTCGCCCGGACCGTCGGCGAGCGGGATCGGGTCACGCAGGTCGTCGACACCGTCCTCGAGTCCCGGGTCGGCGGCGTCGCCGTCGGCAACCCGGTCGCGAGCCGGCTGCTCGAGCGGGCGTACAACTCGCCGTTTCTCGTCTCGATGCTGCCCGACACCGCCACGGGGTACGTCACCCTGCCGTCGGTCATCGGCGAGGAACACGGCCGGTCGATCCACTGGGAGAGCGAGGTCGAGCCGCCGAGCCTCGAGGAGCGCATCGGCGACCTGACCTACGACACCGACGTCGGCAACCCCCACATCCGGCTGCGCGACGAGTCCTTCGAGGCCAGCGGGGCGGCCGTCTACGCCTGTCCGGTCAGCGCCGAGGACTTCGGCGGCGGCTGCTACCGCGCGGAGACGGTGAAGACGAACGGCGGCGAGGAGACGCTCGTCAGCCTGGACACCCAGCCCTGCGTGGAGTGTGGCACGTGCGCTATCGTCGCCGACACGGAGTGGGAACACCCCCGCGGCGGCAAGGGCGTCGAGTTCCGCGAGGGCTAG
- a CDS encoding electron transfer flavoprotein subunit alpha/FixB family protein yields MVDPNDHTVDELIEALATVDDVDELNSVLEAERAGQDRKTAREAVHKRLEVLGGGGTETDDETEGEYEETREDVGEEAEGEDLEDDEEDADEAGEADDAAEEVNEMADTRDKRHVRALNGGRYEDMWVFCETQQGELLEVSKEMLGKARELMDDYAEEYGDEERVVAFLMGDDCEGLAEECIAYGADVAVYHDDRRLKRFLHKPYTEVSAHMARGQGTVESTDWREYDEPRYVLFPATNNGRDLSAKVQAELDSGLASDCSDLFIEATKISNPVKTGEPGVKKTFERVLHMKRPDFSGFEYSTILCLDNPDRDFHPQGASVIPGSFEPMEPDYDREGLVVEHDMELDDSWFRVEITEHDTLEEGVDLTGHEVVVCLGRGIGDDPTTGMELGLELVDAFDDAVLGITRGIVTSSYQFDGHVERYAKEERQIGETGQVVAPDLYIAAGVSGAVQHKVGMDESGTIVTINTDTDARIRDFTDYFIEGDLFDVLPRLTDALESGELDLEAVADGGEN; encoded by the coding sequence ATGGTCGATCCGAACGACCACACGGTCGACGAGCTGATCGAGGCGCTCGCCACGGTCGACGACGTCGACGAGCTCAACTCGGTTCTCGAGGCCGAGCGCGCCGGCCAGGACCGAAAGACCGCCCGCGAGGCGGTTCACAAGCGACTCGAGGTCCTCGGGGGCGGCGGGACGGAAACCGACGACGAGACCGAAGGCGAGTACGAGGAGACCAGAGAGGACGTCGGCGAGGAGGCCGAGGGCGAGGACCTCGAAGACGACGAGGAGGACGCGGACGAAGCCGGCGAGGCCGACGACGCCGCCGAGGAGGTCAACGAGATGGCCGACACCCGGGACAAGCGCCACGTTCGCGCCCTCAACGGCGGCCGCTACGAGGACATGTGGGTCTTCTGTGAGACTCAGCAGGGCGAACTGCTCGAGGTCTCGAAGGAGATGCTCGGGAAGGCCCGCGAGCTGATGGACGACTACGCCGAGGAGTACGGCGACGAGGAGCGGGTCGTCGCGTTCCTGATGGGCGACGACTGCGAGGGGCTGGCCGAGGAGTGTATCGCCTACGGCGCCGACGTCGCCGTCTACCACGACGACCGGCGGTTAAAACGGTTCCTCCACAAGCCCTACACCGAGGTCTCGGCGCACATGGCCCGCGGGCAGGGCACCGTCGAGAGTACGGACTGGCGAGAGTACGACGAACCGCGGTACGTCCTCTTTCCGGCGACGAACAACGGCCGCGACCTCTCGGCGAAGGTGCAGGCCGAACTCGACTCCGGGCTCGCCTCGGACTGTTCTGACCTCTTCATCGAGGCCACGAAGATCTCGAACCCCGTGAAGACGGGCGAGCCGGGCGTCAAGAAGACGTTCGAGCGCGTTCTTCACATGAAACGACCGGACTTCTCCGGCTTCGAGTACTCGACGATTCTCTGTCTGGACAACCCCGACCGGGACTTCCACCCACAGGGGGCGTCGGTGATTCCGGGCAGCTTCGAGCCGATGGAGCCCGACTACGATCGGGAGGGGCTCGTCGTCGAACACGACATGGAGCTCGACGACAGCTGGTTCCGCGTCGAGATCACCGAACACGACACGCTCGAGGAGGGCGTCGATCTCACGGGCCACGAGGTCGTGGTCTGTCTCGGCCGCGGGATCGGCGACGACCCGACGACGGGGATGGAACTCGGCCTCGAACTGGTCGACGCTTTCGACGACGCCGTCCTCGGGATCACGCGGGGGATCGTCACCTCCTCCTACCAGTTCGATGGCCACGTCGAACGGTACGCGAAAGAAGAGCGCCAGATCGGGGAGACCGGCCAGGTCGTCGCCCCCGACCTCTACATCGCCGCCGGCGTCTCGGGGGCGGTCCAGCACAAAGTCGGAATGGACGAATCAGGGACGATCGTGACGATCAACACCGATACCGATGCCAGAATCAGGGACTTCACCGACTACTTCATCGAGGGCGACCTGTTCGACGTACTGCCGCGGCTCACTGACGCGCTCGAGTCGGGCGAACTGGATCTCGAGGCCGTGGCCGACGGAGGTGAGAACTGA
- a CDS encoding electron transfer flavoprotein subunit beta/FixA family protein, translating into MRSIALMKGVPDFSEGAVSFDEDGHLERGKTPTVMNPNDAFALEAALQTRVRHGGHVSGMCMGPPSYTSVLEEAMESVYADDSYLLSDREFAASDTWATAITLCSAIEKYQEEVADVDLVFAGFKTADGETGHTGPQTCWGLEWPIVTHVLALDIDPDERVLRAKRLVEGDVDEIETVEAPLPCMVVADPEFSPTYRKAAHRLTHKRLRAETEARATEHDEHLTTWDHEDLNLDPDYIGLDGSPTIVSSVDPIPKAPSEREATMIDADDGAGLEAVLDEMAAFAGGD; encoded by the coding sequence ATGCGGTCGATAGCGCTGATGAAGGGCGTCCCCGACTTCTCGGAGGGCGCCGTCTCGTTCGACGAGGACGGGCACCTAGAGCGGGGGAAGACCCCGACGGTGATGAACCCCAACGACGCGTTCGCCCTCGAGGCCGCCCTCCAGACGCGGGTTCGCCACGGCGGCCACGTCTCCGGGATGTGCATGGGGCCGCCCAGCTACACGAGCGTCCTCGAGGAGGCGATGGAGTCCGTTTACGCCGACGACAGCTACCTGCTCTCCGACCGGGAGTTCGCCGCCTCCGACACCTGGGCGACGGCGATCACCCTCTGCTCGGCCATCGAGAAGTACCAGGAGGAAGTCGCCGACGTCGACCTCGTCTTCGCGGGGTTCAAAACGGCCGACGGCGAGACGGGCCACACCGGGCCCCAGACCTGCTGGGGGCTCGAGTGGCCGATCGTCACGCACGTGCTCGCACTCGACATCGATCCAGACGAGCGCGTGCTCCGGGCGAAACGGCTCGTCGAGGGGGACGTCGACGAGATCGAAACCGTCGAGGCGCCGCTTCCCTGCATGGTCGTCGCCGACCCCGAGTTCTCGCCGACCTACCGCAAGGCCGCACACCGGCTGACCCACAAACGGCTGCGCGCGGAAACCGAAGCGCGGGCCACGGAACACGACGAGCACCTGACGACGTGGGACCACGAGGACCTGAACCTCGATCCGGACTACATCGGCCTCGACGGCTCGCCGACGATCGTCTCCTCGGTCGATCCGATCCCCAAGGCGCCCTCCGAGCGCGAGGCGACGATGATCGACGCCGACGACGGGGCGGGACTCGAGGCGGTGCTCGACGAGATGGCCGCGTTCGCGGGGGGTGACTGA
- a CDS encoding polymer-forming cytoskeletal protein: MAFSSDPLDELRIPAGTEAQERDLVTDGDVLIGARSTIEFGVRGRNVLAGEGVRFGGAIEAEGECRLDMWCDVAGNVLVGENAYLGERVHIGGQLKVAGDLDIGDDVDIEDGFEANGWIVIRNPMPTIVFLFVYLKHLLLLGEEDAAQALISQMVDEDGEEADLDPLVIPRNATVNDDAWRVSEPATIGADCRLHGNVRAETIDVGADCDVFGSLRARGDVVVGQRTVIHGDLTTRDGSVELGPDARVLGDVSCEDLELGPGAEVDGTMRAGGEITMVTTEREQE; the protein is encoded by the coding sequence GTGGCCTTCAGCAGCGATCCGCTCGACGAACTTCGCATCCCCGCCGGGACCGAAGCCCAGGAACGCGACCTCGTGACCGACGGCGACGTCCTCATCGGCGCGCGGTCGACCATCGAGTTCGGCGTCCGGGGGCGGAACGTCCTCGCCGGCGAGGGCGTGCGCTTCGGCGGTGCGATCGAGGCGGAAGGCGAGTGTCGCCTCGACATGTGGTGTGACGTCGCCGGCAACGTCCTCGTCGGCGAGAACGCCTACCTCGGCGAGCGCGTCCACATCGGCGGCCAGCTGAAAGTCGCCGGCGACCTCGACATCGGCGACGACGTCGACATCGAGGACGGCTTCGAGGCGAACGGCTGGATCGTCATCCGGAACCCGATGCCGACGATCGTCTTCCTGTTCGTCTACCTCAAACACCTGCTGTTGCTCGGCGAGGAGGACGCCGCGCAGGCGCTCATCTCCCAGATGGTCGACGAGGACGGCGAGGAGGCCGACCTCGACCCGCTCGTGATCCCGCGGAACGCGACCGTCAACGACGACGCCTGGCGGGTCTCCGAGCCCGCGACGATCGGCGCCGACTGCCGGCTCCACGGAAACGTCCGCGCCGAAACCATCGACGTCGGCGCCGACTGCGACGTTTTCGGAAGTCTGCGCGCCCGCGGCGACGTCGTCGTCGGCCAGCGGACGGTGATCCACGGCGACCTGACGACGCGGGACGGCTCCGTCGAACTCGGCCCCGACGCGCGCGTCCTCGGCGACGTCTCCTGTGAGGACCTCGAACTCGGCCCCGGCGCCGAAGTCGACGGCACGATGCGCGCCGGCGGCGAGATCACGATGGTAACGACCGAGCGCGAACAGGAGTGA
- a CDS encoding DUF5800 family protein — protein sequence MTTLAFDDDGVDVVYEGTEFRLERELIEEATEKPYHDVTDHEVLKIVAKQPDLRGEPRRVGDILK from the coding sequence ATGACGACTCTTGCGTTCGACGACGACGGTGTCGACGTCGTCTACGAGGGAACCGAGTTCCGCCTCGAGCGAGAACTCATCGAAGAAGCCACGGAGAAACCCTACCACGACGTCACCGACCACGAGGTGCTGAAGATCGTTGCCAAACAGCCCGACCTCCGGGGGGAGCCCCGGCGCGTCGGCGACATTCTCAAGTAG
- a CDS encoding DUF7097 family protein, which produces MEKTPRGTAVGVDDPYEFAGLCDHLTGEGTCRYAFDHYEHDPAFARERATEEYACPVVDSDTDEDWTWADCPHFRSRNRDRECVRCGLEEKRVAHSSERPLLEEHHLSYADGSSEEGTLSHEITVYLCRWCHAKVHTSWARLTDDVAPDPEAVAALEERRGREMDEFGFESAADRYERDRSDDRTT; this is translated from the coding sequence ATGGAGAAAACGCCCCGCGGAACCGCCGTCGGCGTCGACGACCCCTACGAGTTCGCCGGCCTCTGCGATCACCTGACCGGCGAGGGGACCTGCCGGTACGCCTTCGATCACTACGAGCACGACCCCGCGTTCGCCCGCGAGCGGGCAACGGAGGAGTACGCCTGTCCGGTGGTCGATTCCGACACCGACGAGGACTGGACGTGGGCCGACTGTCCGCACTTCCGGTCGCGAAACCGCGACCGCGAGTGCGTCCGCTGCGGACTCGAGGAGAAGCGGGTCGCCCACTCGAGCGAGCGGCCGCTGCTCGAGGAACACCACCTCTCCTACGCCGACGGCTCGAGCGAGGAGGGGACGCTCAGTCACGAGATCACGGTCTACCTCTGCCGGTGGTGTCACGCCAAGGTCCACACCTCCTGGGCGCGGCTCACCGACGACGTGGCACCGGACCCGGAGGCGGTCGCCGCCCTCGAGGAGCGACGCGGCCGCGAGATGGACGAGTTCGGCTTCGAATCGGCGGCCGACCGTTACGAGCGCGACCGCTCCGACGACCGGACTACTTGA